From the Archangium lipolyticum genome, the window GATGGCGGCTGGCCTCGGCGAACGCATCCGGGAAGAGGAAGCGGTAGTTCGCGTAGCAGACGAACAGGCCGGCGAAGAGCAGGATTTCAGTGGCCAGGAACAGCCACATGCCCAGCCGGGCCGCGTGGTCCTGCACCTCGCGCGAGGCGAAGTGCGCGGCCACGTGCGGCACGTGAGGAGCGCCGGCGGTACCGGCGGCGGAGCTAGACTGCATCGGGCACCTCGGACTTCTCGGGGCCCACGTACAGGTGGGGCTCCTCGGTGTAGGTGGGCTGCGGGCCCACGAAGTTGTGGGTCGGCGGCGGCGACGCGGTCAGCCACTCGTAGCCGCGGCTGTGCCACGGGTTGGCCGACGCGCGCTGGCCGTACACCAGGGCGTAGACCAGGTAGATGGCGGAGATGATGAAGCCGAACGCCAGCAGCGAGGCTCCGGCCGTCGAGGCCACGTTGAGCGTCTGGAAGCGCTCCGGGTACTCGTAGTAGCGCCGCGGCATGCCCGCGTTGCCCAGGAGGAACTGCGGGATGAACGTGGCGTTGAAGCCCAGGATGATGAGCGCCGCGGACACCAGACCCCACCCCTCGTGGTACGTCTTCCCGAACATCTTCGGGAACCAGTAGTGGAGCGCCGCCATGAAGGCCATGATGGTCGCGCCCACCATGATGAAGTGGAAGTGCGCCACCACGAAGTAGGTGTCGTGCCAGGGCACGTCCAGCGACGCCGTGGCGAAGGCCACGCCCGTCATGCCGCCGAACACGGTGAAGTAGAGGAAGCCGCAGAAGTAGGCGAAGGGCGTCTTGAAGTCGACCGCGCCCTTGTAGACGGTTCCCACCCAGTTGAAGACCTTGATGGCGGTGAACACGCCCACCAGCATCGTCAGCACCGCGAACACGCCCGCGTTGAACGTGGACTGGCCCGACACGAACATGTGGTGGCCCCACGCGAAGAAGCCCACGAAGGCGATGCCCAGCGACGAGAACGCCACCGCGCGGTAGCCGAAGATGTTCTTGCGGCTGTAGGTGGCCACCACCTCGCTCATCACGCCGAAGGACGGCAGCACCATGATGTACACGGCGGGGTGCGAGTAGAACCAGAACAGGTGCTGGAAGAGCACCGGGTCTCCACCGCGGGCCGGATCGAAGATGCCGAAGTGGAAGATGTTCTCACCCACCACCAGCAGGAGCACCAGACCCAGCACCGGCGTGGCCAGCACCTGGATGCACGCCGTGGCGTACATGGCCCACACGAACAGCGGCATCTTGAACCAGGTGATGCCCGGCGCACGCATGGTGTGCGTGGTGACGATGAAGTTGAGGCCCGTGGCGATGGAGCTGAAGCCGATGATGAACGCGCCGAAGAGGATGGGCGCCACCGTCGTCGTCGTGTGCGTGCTGTACGGGGTGTAGAACGTCCAGCCCGTGTCCATACCGCCGTTGATCATTCCCCAGATGGCGATGACCGCGCCGCTCAGCAGCAGGTAGAGCGAGGCCAGGTTCAGCTTCGGGAAGGCCACGTCCTTGGCGCCCAGCATCAGCGGCAGCATGAAGTTGCCGAAGGCGCCGGGGATGGCGGGGATCATGAACAGGAAGATCATGACCACGCCATGCATGGTGAAGGCGCGGTTGTACGTCATCGCGTCGATGATGGTCGGTCCCGGAGTCAGCAGCTCCAGGCGGACGATCAGCGCGTAGATGCCGCCAATGAGGAAGAAGAGCAGGACCCAGATGAGGTACATCACGCCGATGCGCTTGTGATCCAGCGTCAGCAGCCACGACTTCACCGTGGTGCCATCGACGAGGTAGCTCGGGTGGTGCTCGTGATGCTCATCCGGCGCGGGCACGGCGCCCGGCTCGGCTGCGATGCTACTGGATGGGCTCATAGACAGGTCCTTGAGAGGAAGCGCCGGTGCGGATGTCCGGGGTGCGCAGGGTCTTGATGTACTCGACGATGGCCGCCGTCTGGGGCCCCGTCAGCTTGCCCTGGAAGGTGGGCATGACGTTGGGGAAGCCGGCCGCGAGGTGGGCTCCCGGGTCCATCATGGACTGGGTGATGTAGGCCTCGTCCACGCGCAGGCTCAGGCCGTCCTGCAGCGTCTCCTGCTTGCCGTACATGCCGAGGAACGTCGGACCGATGTGCGGCTCGCCATTGACGGTGTGGCACTTGAAGCAGCCCACCTCGGCCGCCACCTTCTGGCCCTGCTCCGCCATGCGGGCCGGCTGCGGCACCAAGCTCAGGTCGGCCAGGGCGTCCTGGCGGTTCTGCAGGCTGCCCTTGCGCTGCTCCTTCACCCACGCGTCCCACTCCTCGGGGGAGAGCACCACCACCTCACCCAGCATCTTCGAGTGGGAGAGGCCGCAGTACTCGGTGCAGAGGATCTGGTACGTGCCGGGCTTGGTGGCCTCGAACCAGGTCTGCGTGTAGCGGCCCGGCACCGCGTCCATCTTGATGCGGAAGGAGGGCACGAAGAAGGAGTGGATGACGTCGCGCGAGGTGAGCAGCAGGCGCACCGGGCGGTTGGCCGGCACGTGCAGCACGTTCACGCCGTTGGGGCCCTCCGGGTAGGAGAACTTCCACATCCACTGCTTGCCCATGACGTAGACGTCCATCGAGTCCTTGGGCGGAGTGGAGACGAACACGAAGTCCCGGAAGCCGATGACGAACCAGGTGAGGAAGAAGAGCAGCGGCAGCGAGACGAAGAGGAACTCCGTCTTCACCGACGGCACCACGTACTCGGTCGTCTGGGTGTCCGAGCGCCGGCGGTAGCGGAAGAAGAAGAAGATCGCCGTCGTACCCACGGCGAACGACATCAGCATCGTCACGCCGACGACGAAGTAGTGCAGGTGGTCTACCCGCTCCGCGAAGGTCGACGCCCGCTCCGGAAGGAACAGGATGTTGTTCAGCAACTCGTTCATGCTGCTGCGCCTTTCTTCAGCTCACGCCTCCAGTAGTAGGCGAGCATGGTCGCGAGCGCGGCGAAGACCATGAGCGCGCCTATCCGGAGGAATCCAAAGATGTAGAAGCCGTACCGCCGGGTGGCGGTGTCATACTTGAAGCAAGTCAGGACGATGCGGTCGAAACTGGTACCCACCCGGCCACCCGCCGCCTCCACCAGGGCCAGCTTCATGTCCTGGACCCGGAAGGACGTGCCGTAGAGGTAGCGCGAGATGGCGCCCTCCGGCGTCAACACCATCACCACCGCGGGGTGCACGTACTGCTGGGTGCTGGCGTCGTAGGAGTACTTGAAGCCCACCGCGTCCGCCACAAGGCGGATGTTCTCCTCGGTGCCGGTGAGGAAGTGCCAGGGCGCCGTCTCTGGCAGTCCCATGGACTGCAGGTGCCGCCGCCGCCGCTCGAGGCTCTGCGCCGGCGTGTCCTTCGGGTCGATGCTGACCGTCACTGCCTCGTAGTCCTTGCCCAGCTCCAGCCCCAGCTCGCGCATGTTGCGGATCTGCTCGTTGATGACGAGGTTACAGAGCAGTGGGCAATTGTAATACACGAGCGTCAGCAGGACCGGCCGGGTCCGGGGCAGCACGTCGCGCAGCTGTACGGGCTTGCCCTGGGCGTCGGTGAAGCGGGCCTCCAGCGAGACGAGCTCGCCCAGGTGCTCCTCCACGTCCACGCCACGCACCTGCGGCGGGGTGTCGGACTGGGCGTCGATGATGCTCTGTGGCGTCTTGCCACCGCCCGGGAGGGCGTACGCCGGCATCCCGGTACCCAACGCCAGGAGCAGCGCGGCCATCCCGGCGCGCAGAGACAGAGAAGAGGAGGGAGGGGTGGACATCATGGTGCTTCTTCTCTACCGCGAAACTACGGCTGCTGGGGCGCCGGCTGCGGCGCGGGGGTGGGCTCCGGCGGCGGCGTCTGACGGCTGGCCGTCTGCTCGGCGATGACCTGGTCCATGGCCTGGGAGATGGTGGGACGCGCCACCACACCGGGCTCCTCCGCCCAGCCGTTGTCCAGCGCCTGGCTCTGGGCGTGGATCTTCTCCTCGGCGTGCGTGTCCTGCTCGAACAGACGCTGGTTCACGATGCCGATCTCGTAGGCCGTCTTGTGGTCCTTGTCCGGCGTGATGAGGGCCGGAATCTCGGCGGGACCCTCGGGGGCGAACTCGTTCGTGGTGGCGATCTGCAGGCGCCAGGCCCAGATGCCGCCGACGATGAAGATGACGAGGGCGCCCACGCCCACCTGGACGACCTTGCCGGTGAGGATGTGGTCCTCCTCGGCGGCCACGCCATGCGCGCCACGGATGACGCGCGACTCGAGCTCCGACTCGGTCTTCTTCATGGCTGCACGTACCTCAGGGACTCCGAGATGTAGGGATCCTTCACCGGCAGCGAGTAGCGGCCCCGGGCCAGGAAGATGGCTCCGGCCACCGCCAGCCCACCCACGCCCACGAAGGCGGTGAGGATCGTCCAGTGGAACGACGGGCCCTGCGGCGAGTAGGCCGGCCAGATGAGCCAGTACATGTCCACCGCGTGCATGACCAGGAGGTAGACGGCGACGATGGCCAGCAGCCGCGGCTTGAGCTTCA encodes:
- a CDS encoding cbb3-type cytochrome c oxidase subunit I — its product is MSPSSSIAAEPGAVPAPDEHHEHHPSYLVDGTTVKSWLLTLDHKRIGVMYLIWVLLFFLIGGIYALIVRLELLTPGPTIIDAMTYNRAFTMHGVVMIFLFMIPAIPGAFGNFMLPLMLGAKDVAFPKLNLASLYLLLSGAVIAIWGMINGGMDTGWTFYTPYSTHTTTTVAPILFGAFIIGFSSIATGLNFIVTTHTMRAPGITWFKMPLFVWAMYATACIQVLATPVLGLVLLLVVGENIFHFGIFDPARGGDPVLFQHLFWFYSHPAVYIMVLPSFGVMSEVVATYSRKNIFGYRAVAFSSLGIAFVGFFAWGHHMFVSGQSTFNAGVFAVLTMLVGVFTAIKVFNWVGTVYKGAVDFKTPFAYFCGFLYFTVFGGMTGVAFATASLDVPWHDTYFVVAHFHFIMVGATIMAFMAALHYWFPKMFGKTYHEGWGLVSAALIILGFNATFIPQFLLGNAGMPRRYYEYPERFQTLNVASTAGASLLAFGFIISAIYLVYALVYGQRASANPWHSRGYEWLTASPPPTHNFVGPQPTYTEEPHLYVGPEKSEVPDAV
- the coxB gene encoding cytochrome c oxidase subunit II; the encoded protein is MNELLNNILFLPERASTFAERVDHLHYFVVGVTMLMSFAVGTTAIFFFFRYRRRSDTQTTEYVVPSVKTEFLFVSLPLLFFLTWFVIGFRDFVFVSTPPKDSMDVYVMGKQWMWKFSYPEGPNGVNVLHVPANRPVRLLLTSRDVIHSFFVPSFRIKMDAVPGRYTQTWFEATKPGTYQILCTEYCGLSHSKMLGEVVVLSPEEWDAWVKEQRKGSLQNRQDALADLSLVPQPARMAEQGQKVAAEVGCFKCHTVNGEPHIGPTFLGMYGKQETLQDGLSLRVDEAYITQSMMDPGAHLAAGFPNVMPTFQGKLTGPQTAAIVEYIKTLRTPDIRTGASSQGPVYEPIQ
- a CDS encoding SCO family protein, with product MMSTPPSSSLSLRAGMAALLLALGTGMPAYALPGGGKTPQSIIDAQSDTPPQVRGVDVEEHLGELVSLEARFTDAQGKPVQLRDVLPRTRPVLLTLVYYNCPLLCNLVINEQIRNMRELGLELGKDYEAVTVSIDPKDTPAQSLERRRRHLQSMGLPETAPWHFLTGTEENIRLVADAVGFKYSYDASTQQYVHPAVVMVLTPEGAISRYLYGTSFRVQDMKLALVEAAGGRVGTSFDRIVLTCFKYDTATRRYGFYIFGFLRIGALMVFAALATMLAYYWRRELKKGAAA